The proteins below are encoded in one region of Conger conger chromosome 17, fConCon1.1, whole genome shotgun sequence:
- the LOC133116988 gene encoding uncharacterized protein LOC133116988 isoform X4, whose product MEGHRGVLVKQEVLEMSESVGSLSLTLPGLTGDQLHWECAVFTESMLRARAPVHLTLQAGNMALIVAVCVGVAMLTSALLLFYYRRRTAAALGASPGTGNDTSIPLDAISSEVTDLLDKGDKAVGTEVLYSSVILGVPSSDQRKRFPATASERQSENVVYSVFNIT is encoded by the exons ATGGAGGGGCACAGAGGTGTTCTGGTCAAACAGGAGGTCCTGGAGATGAGCGAATCTGTGGGCAGCCTGAGTCTGACCCTGCCTGGGCTGACTGGAGATCAGCTGCACTGGGAGTGTGCCGTCTTCACAGAGAGCATGCTCAGAGCACGGGCCCCTGTGCACCTCACTCTGCAAGCAG GGAACATGGCCTTGATCGTGgcggtgtgtgttggtgtcGCGATGCTGACCAGTGCACTGCTGCTTTTTTACTACAGGAGGAGAACAGCTGcag CTCTGGGTGCTTCACCAGGAACAGGGAACGACACCAGCATCCCATTGGATGCCATCTCCTCTGAAGTCACAGACCTACTGGATAAGGGAG ATAAAGCAGTTGGAACAGAGGTCCTGTATTCCTCAGTTATACTGGGAGTTCCCAGCTCAG ATCAGAGGAAAAGGTTCCCTGCAACAGCCTCT GAAAGACAGAGTGAAAATGTGGTGTATTCAGTCTTCAACATAACATAA
- the LOC133116988 gene encoding uncharacterized protein LOC133116988 isoform X3: MVKGSGSVGLTHQCVPIWILFFCHMISAEVLKSSIYFTEDKWKTQIVQAPALTNGTEFSWEWKPHHGGQNSTQLATVTMPSQRFSWKRACAFWKEAPFDLGMYKVFLNAGVFSFKQTKPAVALLARFEVFAVRLSPFPEVQVGLDVSSRCEISRLPKSVILQWERKGDPRVNTTRLYNNSAYIIIHNANLQCNGEYTCSVRKDNGRLIVHAISTLRVTKYTYGKHSTLYRSSYNSNEVELTCQSTREYQTAKWSWEQPAKALETLASADKDKSVQIERKTDRRRFSFSAFNGKHFSLRIAPVMFEDSGLYTCHFEHYNFAQVTLFLTPVVDWFSVSVEPPGGVFRHEPAVLTCEVSDVTERLTLVWLRMEGHRGVLVKQEVLEMSESVGSLSLTLPGLTGDQLHWECAVFTESMLRARAPVHLTLQAALGASPGTGNDTSIPLDAISSEVTDLLDKGDKAVGTEVLYSSVILGVPSSDQRKRFPATASERQSENVVYSVFNIT; this comes from the exons ATGGTGAAGGGCTCTGGTTCTGTGGGACTCACACACCAGTGTGTGCCTatatggattttatttttctgccacatgatttcaGCTGAAG TTTTGAAAAGCAGTATCTATTTCACGGAGGACAAATGGAAAACACAAATTGTGCAAGCTCCTGCACTGACCAATGGGACTGAATTCAGCTGGGAGTGGAAGCCACACCACGGTGGGCAGAATAGCACGCAGCTAGCGACAGTGACAATGCCTTCACAACGGTTTTCATGGAAACGGGCATGTGCATTTTGGAAAGAGGCTCCTTTTGATCTTGGCATGTACAAAGTATTCCTGAATGCCGGGGTTTTCtctttcaaacaaacaaaaccagcgGTGGCTCTGCTTGCGCGATTTGAGGTCTTTGCAGTGAGAC TCAGCCCATTTCCAGAAGTCCAAGTGGGCCTTGATGTGAGCAGTAGATGTGAGATCTCCCGTCTTCCAAAGTCTGTCATACTGCAgtgggagaggaaaggagatcCCAGAGTGAACACCACGCGGCTCTACAACAACAGCGCTTACATCATCATCCACAACGCCAATCTGCAGTGCAATGGGGAGTACACCTGCTCTGTGAGGAAGGACAATGGAAGGCTTATAGTTCATGCTATCAGCACATTAAGAGTCACTAAAT ACACATACGGAAAACACAGCACTCTCTACAGAAGTAGCTACAACAGCAATGAAGTAGAGCTGACCTGTCAGAGCACGAGAGAATACCAGACAGCCAAGTGGTCATGGGAACAACCTGCAAAGGCACTGGAAACACTGGCTTCAGCTGACAAGGACAAGTCTGTTCAAATCGAGCGGAAGACTGATCGACGCAGGTTCTCGTTTTCAGCTTTCAATGGAAAGCACTTCTCCCTGCGCATTGCTCCAGTGATGTTTGAAGACAGTGGGCTATACACCTGTCATTTTGAACATTACAATTTTGCACAGGTGACTCTG TTTCTCACCCCTGTGGTTGACTGGTTCTCAGTCTCAGTGGAACCCCCTGGTGGCGTGTTCAGGCATGAGCCAGCGGTGCTGACCTGCGAGGTCTCGGATGTGACTGAGAGGCTGACCCTGGTCTGGCTGAGGATGGAGGGGCACAGAGGTGTTCTGGTCAAACAGGAGGTCCTGGAGATGAGCGAATCTGTGGGCAGCCTGAGTCTGACCCTGCCTGGGCTGACTGGAGATCAGCTGCACTGGGAGTGTGCCGTCTTCACAGAGAGCATGCTCAGAGCACGGGCCCCTGTGCACCTCACTCTGCAAGCAG CTCTGGGTGCTTCACCAGGAACAGGGAACGACACCAGCATCCCATTGGATGCCATCTCCTCTGAAGTCACAGACCTACTGGATAAGGGAG ATAAAGCAGTTGGAACAGAGGTCCTGTATTCCTCAGTTATACTGGGAGTTCCCAGCTCAG ATCAGAGGAAAAGGTTCCCTGCAACAGCCTCT GAAAGACAGAGTGAAAATGTGGTGTATTCAGTCTTCAACATAACATAA
- the LOC133116988 gene encoding uncharacterized protein LOC133116988 isoform X2 gives MVKGSGSVGLTHQCVPIWILFFCHMISAEVLKSSIYFTEDKWKTQIVQAPALTNGTEFSWEWKPHHGGQNSTQLATVTMPSQRFSWKRACAFWKEAPFDLGMYKVFLNAGVFSFKQTKPAVALLARFEVFAVRLSPFPEVQVGLDVSSRCEISRLPKSVILQWERKGDPRVNTTRLYNNSAYIIIHNANLQCNGEYTCSVRKDNGRLIVHAISTLRVTKYTYGKHSTLYRSSYNSNEVELTCQSTREYQTAKWSWEQPAKALETLASADKDKSVQIERKTDRRRFSFSAFNGKHFSLRIAPVMFEDSGLYTCHFEHYNFAQVTLVNIQVSVEPPGGVFRHEPAVLTCEVSDVTERLTLVWLRMEGHRGVLVKQEVLEMSESVGSLSLTLPGLTGDQLHWECAVFTESMLRARAPVHLTLQAGNMALIVAVCVGVAMLTSALLLFYYRRRTAAALGASPGTGNDTSIPLDAISSEVTDLLDKGDKAVGTEVLYSSVILGVPSSDQRKRFPATASERQSENVVYSVFNIT, from the exons ATGGTGAAGGGCTCTGGTTCTGTGGGACTCACACACCAGTGTGTGCCTatatggattttatttttctgccacatgatttcaGCTGAAG TTTTGAAAAGCAGTATCTATTTCACGGAGGACAAATGGAAAACACAAATTGTGCAAGCTCCTGCACTGACCAATGGGACTGAATTCAGCTGGGAGTGGAAGCCACACCACGGTGGGCAGAATAGCACGCAGCTAGCGACAGTGACAATGCCTTCACAACGGTTTTCATGGAAACGGGCATGTGCATTTTGGAAAGAGGCTCCTTTTGATCTTGGCATGTACAAAGTATTCCTGAATGCCGGGGTTTTCtctttcaaacaaacaaaaccagcgGTGGCTCTGCTTGCGCGATTTGAGGTCTTTGCAGTGAGAC TCAGCCCATTTCCAGAAGTCCAAGTGGGCCTTGATGTGAGCAGTAGATGTGAGATCTCCCGTCTTCCAAAGTCTGTCATACTGCAgtgggagaggaaaggagatcCCAGAGTGAACACCACGCGGCTCTACAACAACAGCGCTTACATCATCATCCACAACGCCAATCTGCAGTGCAATGGGGAGTACACCTGCTCTGTGAGGAAGGACAATGGAAGGCTTATAGTTCATGCTATCAGCACATTAAGAGTCACTAAAT ACACATACGGAAAACACAGCACTCTCTACAGAAGTAGCTACAACAGCAATGAAGTAGAGCTGACCTGTCAGAGCACGAGAGAATACCAGACAGCCAAGTGGTCATGGGAACAACCTGCAAAGGCACTGGAAACACTGGCTTCAGCTGACAAGGACAAGTCTGTTCAAATCGAGCGGAAGACTGATCGACGCAGGTTCTCGTTTTCAGCTTTCAATGGAAAGCACTTCTCCCTGCGCATTGCTCCAGTGATGTTTGAAGACAGTGGGCTATACACCTGTCATTTTGAACATTACAATTTTGCACAGGTGACTCTGGTAAATATTCAGG TCTCAGTGGAACCCCCTGGTGGCGTGTTCAGGCATGAGCCAGCGGTGCTGACCTGCGAGGTCTCGGATGTGACTGAGAGGCTGACCCTGGTCTGGCTGAGGATGGAGGGGCACAGAGGTGTTCTGGTCAAACAGGAGGTCCTGGAGATGAGCGAATCTGTGGGCAGCCTGAGTCTGACCCTGCCTGGGCTGACTGGAGATCAGCTGCACTGGGAGTGTGCCGTCTTCACAGAGAGCATGCTCAGAGCACGGGCCCCTGTGCACCTCACTCTGCAAGCAG GGAACATGGCCTTGATCGTGgcggtgtgtgttggtgtcGCGATGCTGACCAGTGCACTGCTGCTTTTTTACTACAGGAGGAGAACAGCTGcag CTCTGGGTGCTTCACCAGGAACAGGGAACGACACCAGCATCCCATTGGATGCCATCTCCTCTGAAGTCACAGACCTACTGGATAAGGGAG ATAAAGCAGTTGGAACAGAGGTCCTGTATTCCTCAGTTATACTGGGAGTTCCCAGCTCAG ATCAGAGGAAAAGGTTCCCTGCAACAGCCTCT GAAAGACAGAGTGAAAATGTGGTGTATTCAGTCTTCAACATAACATAA
- the LOC133116988 gene encoding uncharacterized protein LOC133116988 isoform X1, with protein sequence MVKGSGSVGLTHQCVPIWILFFCHMISAEVLKSSIYFTEDKWKTQIVQAPALTNGTEFSWEWKPHHGGQNSTQLATVTMPSQRFSWKRACAFWKEAPFDLGMYKVFLNAGVFSFKQTKPAVALLARFEVFAVRLSPFPEVQVGLDVSSRCEISRLPKSVILQWERKGDPRVNTTRLYNNSAYIIIHNANLQCNGEYTCSVRKDNGRLIVHAISTLRVTKYTYGKHSTLYRSSYNSNEVELTCQSTREYQTAKWSWEQPAKALETLASADKDKSVQIERKTDRRRFSFSAFNGKHFSLRIAPVMFEDSGLYTCHFEHYNFAQVTLFLTPVVDWFSVSVEPPGGVFRHEPAVLTCEVSDVTERLTLVWLRMEGHRGVLVKQEVLEMSESVGSLSLTLPGLTGDQLHWECAVFTESMLRARAPVHLTLQAGNMALIVAVCVGVAMLTSALLLFYYRRRTAAALGASPGTGNDTSIPLDAISSEVTDLLDKGDKAVGTEVLYSSVILGVPSSDQRKRFPATASERQSENVVYSVFNIT encoded by the exons ATGGTGAAGGGCTCTGGTTCTGTGGGACTCACACACCAGTGTGTGCCTatatggattttatttttctgccacatgatttcaGCTGAAG TTTTGAAAAGCAGTATCTATTTCACGGAGGACAAATGGAAAACACAAATTGTGCAAGCTCCTGCACTGACCAATGGGACTGAATTCAGCTGGGAGTGGAAGCCACACCACGGTGGGCAGAATAGCACGCAGCTAGCGACAGTGACAATGCCTTCACAACGGTTTTCATGGAAACGGGCATGTGCATTTTGGAAAGAGGCTCCTTTTGATCTTGGCATGTACAAAGTATTCCTGAATGCCGGGGTTTTCtctttcaaacaaacaaaaccagcgGTGGCTCTGCTTGCGCGATTTGAGGTCTTTGCAGTGAGAC TCAGCCCATTTCCAGAAGTCCAAGTGGGCCTTGATGTGAGCAGTAGATGTGAGATCTCCCGTCTTCCAAAGTCTGTCATACTGCAgtgggagaggaaaggagatcCCAGAGTGAACACCACGCGGCTCTACAACAACAGCGCTTACATCATCATCCACAACGCCAATCTGCAGTGCAATGGGGAGTACACCTGCTCTGTGAGGAAGGACAATGGAAGGCTTATAGTTCATGCTATCAGCACATTAAGAGTCACTAAAT ACACATACGGAAAACACAGCACTCTCTACAGAAGTAGCTACAACAGCAATGAAGTAGAGCTGACCTGTCAGAGCACGAGAGAATACCAGACAGCCAAGTGGTCATGGGAACAACCTGCAAAGGCACTGGAAACACTGGCTTCAGCTGACAAGGACAAGTCTGTTCAAATCGAGCGGAAGACTGATCGACGCAGGTTCTCGTTTTCAGCTTTCAATGGAAAGCACTTCTCCCTGCGCATTGCTCCAGTGATGTTTGAAGACAGTGGGCTATACACCTGTCATTTTGAACATTACAATTTTGCACAGGTGACTCTG TTTCTCACCCCTGTGGTTGACTGGTTCTCAGTCTCAGTGGAACCCCCTGGTGGCGTGTTCAGGCATGAGCCAGCGGTGCTGACCTGCGAGGTCTCGGATGTGACTGAGAGGCTGACCCTGGTCTGGCTGAGGATGGAGGGGCACAGAGGTGTTCTGGTCAAACAGGAGGTCCTGGAGATGAGCGAATCTGTGGGCAGCCTGAGTCTGACCCTGCCTGGGCTGACTGGAGATCAGCTGCACTGGGAGTGTGCCGTCTTCACAGAGAGCATGCTCAGAGCACGGGCCCCTGTGCACCTCACTCTGCAAGCAG GGAACATGGCCTTGATCGTGgcggtgtgtgttggtgtcGCGATGCTGACCAGTGCACTGCTGCTTTTTTACTACAGGAGGAGAACAGCTGcag CTCTGGGTGCTTCACCAGGAACAGGGAACGACACCAGCATCCCATTGGATGCCATCTCCTCTGAAGTCACAGACCTACTGGATAAGGGAG ATAAAGCAGTTGGAACAGAGGTCCTGTATTCCTCAGTTATACTGGGAGTTCCCAGCTCAG ATCAGAGGAAAAGGTTCCCTGCAACAGCCTCT GAAAGACAGAGTGAAAATGTGGTGTATTCAGTCTTCAACATAACATAA